A DNA window from Aspergillus nidulans FGSC A4 chromosome V contains the following coding sequences:
- a CDS encoding glycosyltransferase family 2 protein celA (transcript_id=CADANIAT00002927): protein MFKETKINALDIVELPPVAQAQVGQRYRRPLFHAAHAARWASNVYFLTRLALLLSSARQSWPMWLMLTIEWISAHGSRQTYLSAIAAGYKAQSPRARLRLEETSAENLPSVDVFIPTCGEPLDVVLDTIRAACTLDYPTSRFRVLVLDDAGSATLKKSIEELRLTSYPNLSYNSRLSSAKGRVFAKSANLNYALFTLQQDPAFQPQPEYCAILDADCIPTPDFLRATLPHLLLNPAAALVTTRQYYYNLPPGDPLAQSRIYFYACDNANLDAQNRAIDAGSGAVFRRKAILDVGGYPTFSFSEDWQLSLILRGKGHQVLQVEEPLQWGTVPGSLKGHVAQRDRWNIGHAQQIKLLLPSVRKGLRLAGKLGWDIGVDGVRIMSGLAGCFVVQWAAPVLLLAVALGQEIVPACEKDWLSQLQLILALVHIGSIWIYGWLQMASTGFRVTLFPHLENSWLAGLFRLKFVSDTALEHLYAIIKFYCVTSNPKEGSFVTGSTANSWNQTCTQNPSVNRAAVADTATATDLMRSVSTRRRPSRWEILATGAVPGTLLWLVITAGAIIFSIWRAFYTDNTNAPAKRTLTGLLYPPLLHLLYLTVKNSWGAVTCLLDPPMSPERREVMEATPSGMRFPKTEVRDEVVGRSEGSFESAMVPGIAAVIFGGILLKATL, encoded by the exons ATGTTCAAAGAGACCAAGATCAATGCTCTTGATATCGTCGAGCTTCCGCCTGTTGCCCAGGCTCAGGTCGGACAGCGATACCGGAGACCTCTCTTCCATGCAGCTCATGCAGCGAGATGGGCATCTAACGTCTATTTTCTGACCCGTCTGGCACTCCTGCTCAGCTCAGCGCGCCAATCATGGCCGATGTGGTTAATGCTCACTATTGAATGGATCTCAGCTC ATGGCTCGCGTCAAACCTATCTCTCAGCCATCGCTGCCGGGTACAAGGCACAGTCACCCCGAGCCCGACTGCGGCTAGAGGAGACCAGCGCTGAGAATCTTCCCTCAGTCGACGTTTTTATCCCGACCTGCGGCGAGCCTCTCGACGTAGTCCTCGACACTATCCGCGCAGCTTGCACATTGGACTACCCTACTTCCCGCTTCCGCGTCCTGGTATTGGACGACGCGGGCTCAGCGACACTCAAGAAGTCGATCGAGGAGCTCCGCCTGACGAGCTACCCTAACCTGTCCTATAACAGCCGTCTGTCCAGCGCCAAAGGCAGAGTCTTCGCCAAATCTGCCAACCTGAACTACGCACTCTTCACGCTGCAGCAAGATCCCGCCTTCCAGCCGCAGCCAGAATACTGCGCTATCCTGGACGCAGACTGCATCCCCACCCCTGACTTTCTCCGCGCCACATTGCCGCACCTCCTTTTGAACCCGGCTGCCGCGCTTGTCACGACAAGGCAGTACTACTACAACCTCCCACCCGGTGACCCGCTCGCCCAATCGCGTATCTATTTCTATGCCTGTGATAACGCAAACCTCGATGCGCAAAATCGCGCCATAGACGCCGGCTCAGGCGCCGTATTTCGACGAAAAGCAATCCTCGATGTAGGCGGGTATCCGACCTTTTCGTTCTCGGAAGACTGGCAGCTGTCTCTTATTCTTCGGGGTAAAGGCCACCAGGTGCTGCAGGTCGAGGAGCCGTTGCAGTGGGGGACAGTGCCGGGCTCGTTGAAGGGCCATGTTGCGCAGCGAGATCGTTGGAATATCGGGCATGCACAGCAGATCAAGCTGCTTTTACCGAGCGTTAGGAAAGGTTTGCGGTTGGCAGGCAAACTCGGGTGGGATATCGGCGTAGATGGAGTGCGCATTATGAGTGGACTGGCTGGCTGCTTTGTGGTACAGTGGGCAGCGCCTgtcctgctgctcgcagTCGCCCTAGGCCAGGAAATTGTCCCTGCCTGTGAGAAAGATTGGCTGAGtcaactccagctcatcctTGCGCTCGTGCATATCGGCTCCATCTGGATCTACGGCTGGCTACAAATGGCCAGCACCGGATTCCGGGTCACATTGTTCCCGCATCTGGAGAATAGCTGGCTTGCTGGAC TATTTCGTTTGAAATTCGTCTCTGACACGGCATTAGAGCATCTGTACGCGATTATCAAGTTCTACTGCGTGACTAGCAACCCAAAGGAAGGCTCCTTCGTAACGGGCAGTACGGCGAATTCATGGAATCAGACTTGCACGCAGAACCCAAGTGTCAACCGCGCGGCCGTTGCCGATACGGCTACTGCCACTGATCTCATGCGCTCTGTTTCAACCCGTAGAAGGCCATCACGATGGGAGATTCTTGCGACTGGAGCAGTACCTGGTACCCTTCTCTGGCTGGTCATCACAGCCGGTGCGATTATTTTCTCGATCTGGAGAGCATTCTATACGGACAACACCAACGCACCGGCAAAGCGAACACTCACAGGACTTCTCTACCCGCCCcttctgcatcttctttACCTTACAGTCAAGAACTCGTGGGGGGCAGTCACTTGTCTTCTCGATCCGCCAATGTCTCCTGAGCGAAGGGAGGTGATGGAAGCAACTCCTTCTGGGATGCGGTTCCCCAAGACCGAAGTCAGAGATGAAGTAGTCGGTCGATCGGAAGGAAGCTTCGAGTCTGCAATGGTCCCGGGAATCGCTGCGGTTATTTTTGGCGGGATTCTATTGAAGGCGACTCTGTAG
- a CDS encoding uncharacterized protein (transcript_id=CADANIAT00002928): MCMKATCSTCHKTTWWGCGNHIPAVLDAVPESERCTCEPKVERDGKQYPPKGSN; this comes from the exons ATGTGCATGAAAGCGACTTGCTCTACCTGCC ACAAAACCACCTGGTGGGGGTGCGGCAACCACATCCCCGCAGTCCTCGACGCCGTCCCCGAAAGCGAACGCTGCACCTGCGAACCCAAGGTCGAGCGCGACGGGAAGCAGTACCCGCCCAAGGGATCAAATTGA
- a CDS encoding M28 family metallopeptidase (transcript_id=CADANIAT00002929): MKSILVPALSLASLAWAGKHKPLVTPEALQDLITLDDLLAGSQQLQDFAYAYPERNRVFGGRAHDDTVNWLYRELKRTGYYHVYKQPQVHLYSNAEESLTVNGEAIEATTMTYSPSANASAELAVISGLGCSPADFASDVAGKVVLVQRGNCTFGEKSVYAAAADAAATIVYNNVEGSLSGTLGAAQSEQGPYSGIVGISLADGEALLALAEEGPVHVDLWIDSVMENRTTYNVIAQTKGGDPDNVVTLGGHSDSVEAGPGINDDGSGIISNLVIARALTKFSTKHAVRFFFWTAEEFGLLGSDYYVSSLSPAELAKIRLYLNFDMIASPNYGLLLYDGDGSAFNLTGPAGSDAIEKLFYDYFQSIGQATVETEFDGRSDYEAFILNGIPAGGVFTGAEEIKSEEEVALWGGEAGVAYDANYHQVGDTIDNLNTEAYLLNSKATAFAVATYANDLSTIPKREMTTAVKRANVNGHMHRRTMPKKRQTAHRHAAKGCFHSRVEQ, encoded by the exons ATGAAATCTATCCTCGTCCCAGCTCTCTCCCTGGCCTCCCTGGCCTGGGCCGGGAAGCACAAGCCGCTTGTTACTCCG GAAGCTTTGCAAGACCTGATCACGCTCGACGATCTCCTCGCGGGTTCGCAGCAACTACAGGATTTCGCTTACGCCTACCCCGAGCGCAACCGTGTCTTTGGCGGAAGAGCCCATGATGACACGGTCAACTGGCTGTACCGCGAGCTCAAGCGGACGGGCTACTACCATGTCTACAAGCAGCCGCAAGTGCACTTGTACAGTAATGCGGAGGAATCCCTTACCGTGAACGGTGAGGCCATTGAAGCCACGACAATGACATATTCTCCGAGCGCGAATGCGTCGGCTGAATTGGCTGTTATCTCAGGGCTTGGATGCAGCCCTGCGGACTTCGCATCTGATGTTGCCGGTAAGgtcgtcctcgtccagcGTGGCAACTGTACGTTCGGCGAGAAGTCGGTGtatgcagccgctgcagaCGCTGCGGCGACCATTGTGTATAACAACGTGGAGGGCTCGCTCTCAGGCACTCTCGGTGCTGCGCAGAGCGAGCAGGGACCGTACTCTGGTATCGTAGGCATCTCGCTGGCTGACGGTGAGGCTTTGCTCGCCCTTGCCGAGGAGGGCCCTGTCCATGTGGACTTGTGGATCGACTCAGTCATGGAGAACCGCACCACTTACAACGTGATCGCGCAGACGAAAGGAGGCGATCCAGACAACGTCGTCACGCTCGGTGGCCACTCAGACTCCGTCGAGGCCGGACCAGGCATCAACGATGATGGCTCCGGTATCATCTCCAACCTGGTGATCGCGCGCGCGCTGACCAAGTTCTCCACCAAGCACGCtgtgcgcttcttcttctggacgGCTGAGGAATTCGGTCTGCTCGGCAGCGACTACTACGTCTCCTCGCTGTCTCCAGCTGAGCTGGCTAAGATCCGACTGTACCTGAACTTCGACATGATCGCGTCGCCCAACTACGGACTCCTCCTATATGACGGTGACGGATCGGCCTTCAACCTGACCGGCCCGGCCGGCTCGGACGCAATTGAGAAGCTGTTCTACGACTACTTCCAGTCGATTGGCCAGGCGACTGTCGAGACCGAGTTCGACGGCCGCTCCGACTACGAGGCTTTCATCCTCAACGGCATCCCGGCTGGCGGCGTCTTCACGGGCGCCGAGGAGATCAAGTCCGAAGAGGAGGTCGCGCTCTGGGGCGGCGAGGCCGGTGTTGCGTACGATGCAAACTATCATCAAGTGGGCGATACCATCGACAACCTTAACACCGAGGCGTACCTACTCAACTCCAAGGCGACCGCGTTCGCCGTCGCGACGTACGCGAACGACCTCAGCACGATCCCCAAGCGCGAGATGACCACGGCCGTTAAGCGGGCCAACGTCAACGGCCATATGCACCGCCGAACCATGCCCAAGAAGCGCCAGACGGCGCACCGCCATGCTGCGAAGGGGTGCTTCCACAGCCGGGTCGAGCAGTAG
- a CDS encoding uncharacterized protein (transcript_id=CADANIAT00002930) gives MASHMSSKAAPIVVVGAGVFGLSTAIHLAQRGYTNIKVLDKQAYHETLYSYDNGCDAASADNTKIIRAAYGSQIEYQSLALGAISRWREWNNEIRSGKIVPPGFTTEDVLFVNNGNLTLTSSETLPEFEKQTIKNMTEAGLANTQIVLTDPSDVERATANGFDFAINPLNRKQNFGLLDTQGGFVYADKACRFALQKAQSLGVRFVLGGTEGTLSKLLYDATSRVIGVQTIDGESHLAELTIMACGGWTPSLVPKLDGLCETTAGSVCMFQLPRNSSQWDRFAPERFPTWTYDIRSGKNGGLYGFARDSNGIVKIGYRGAKFTNPQTQPDGAARSVPITRWTPQSTRQLPLSAAQVIRKFVQENLPDLIACPTKSRLCWYTDSFDNHFVIDFVPDSPGLMVATGGSGHGFKFLPNLGSHVVDRIEGKSSPYLSLWQWRHLKPGVAPYNKIMEGVASQQTLQNQPLTDEDRLTGTACHL, from the exons ATGGCGTCTCATATGTCCAGCAAGGCCGCACCAATTGTGGTTGTCGGTGCCGGCGTCTTCGGACTGAGCACAGCTATCCACCTCGCACAACGCGGTTATACCAATATCAAAGTTCTTGATAAACAGGCTTATCACGAAACACTGTACTCGTATGATAACGGTTGCGACGCTGCCTCGGCAG ACAATACCAAAATCATCCGAGCTGCCTACGGCTCCCAAATCGAGTACCAAAGCCTCGCCCTTGGTGCCATCTCTCGATGGAGAGAATGGAACAATGAGATCAGGTCGGGCAAAATAGTCCCGCCCGGATTCACCACCGAAGACGTCCTGTTCGTAAACAACGGCAACCTGACTCTTACATCTAGCGAGACTCTCCCTGAGTTCGAGAAACAGACAATCAAGAACATGACCGAGGCGGGACTGGCGAATACCCAGATCGTCCTTACAGATCCTAGCGATGTCGAGCGGGCAACCGCCAACGGCTTTGATTTTGCTATCAACCCGCTGAACCGGAAGCAAAATTTCGGCTTGCTCGATACCCAAGGCGGATTCGTCTATGCCGATAAGGCCTGTCGCTTTGCCCTCCAGAAGGCACAAAGCCTCGGAGTGCGGTTTGTTCTTGGGGGTACCGAGGGCACTCTGTCGAAGCTTCTGTACGACGCCACGTCCCGGGTCATTGGCGTTCAAACCATAGACGGCGAGTCACATCTGGCTGAACTGACGATCATGGCTTGTGGAGGTTGGACACCGTCTCTTGTGCCCAAACTTGACGGTTTATGCGAGACAACTGCCGGTAGTGTTTGCATGTTCCAGCTGCCACGGAACTCGTCTCAGTGGGATCGTTTTGCACCCGAGCGCTTCCCTACGTGGACATACGATATTCGAAGTGGGAAGAATGGCGGCCTCTATGGCTTCGCTCGAGACAGCAATGGCATCGTGAAAATTGGATACCGGGGAGCGAAATTCACCAATCCCCAGACACAGCCAGACGGTGCAGCGAGGAGCGTTCCGATCACTCGATGGACTCCCCAATCAACTCGCCAACTGCCGTTGTCAGCGGCGCAAGTTATTCGAAAATTTGTTCAGGAGAACTTGCCCGACTTGATAGCCTGTCCCACAAAGTCTCGTCTATGCTGGTACACTGACTCATTTGACAATCATTTCGTCATTGACTTTGTCCCTGACTCCCCGGGACTGATGGTTGCGACTGGAGGGAGTGGGCACGGATTCAAGTTCCTGCCAAATCTCGGATCGCATGTGGTGGACCGAATTGAGGGCAAATCGAGTCCGTACCTCTCGCTATGGCAGTGGAGACATCTGAAACCAGGTGTTGCACCATACAACAAGATCATGGAGGGTGTTGCCAGCCAACAGACACTTCAGAACCAGCCACTAACGGATGAGGATAGGCTTACTGGGACCGCTTGTCATTTATAA
- a CDS encoding Zn(II)2Cys6 transcription factor (transcript_id=CADANIAT00002931): protein MPDPIKPRPARGALQRVRTGSRTTVACLGCKDKKLRCDAQVPICTNCRRYNTECLVEDPATKRHHPRNYLETLEQRVATLEGVIRGMHATPPSNDRTAVQDNELSDLSSMIGTLSLNAAGAEPHYLGSSSAFAFARFVEPVIRQAITSMPPRIAVQLSDAYFGNIHTQYPFLHEPTFRQWETRLYNPTHAAILTDSGRVPLYFLNMAYAVGALLLPNSGYSPEQLYASALLYIDDILCYDNLECIQAILCSATYSLRSSKGTSHWKLAGQALRQCINLGYHRNHRRLGLNVSPAQVEMQKRTFWSAYTMECAAAVMLGRPLSLNYNEIDAEFPLDVEYDADGSRNPRPTGLLTYANPGFSIRALQGRIQTALYADLTSASDTETRSKQIENLREVLKTWNTSIPSTPITPPAVGALSFFTTPDWYQCSYNYTLLQLYRLQITNVKVPAPFDIILECIQAAESSCRCFRRQFIGTPTTYTWSALHELFIAGLTYLYCLWISPTAREVIRPDRVSSTCTDCIMVLVAIAEQWKDAAPYRDVFEILSNNTMTIMTSWQEGNALQTATGATAVQTTARHDTIFPSYLLDWMTGISQEAGISTGVDRLLNGFFDDFVFPELPDIV from the exons ATGCCAGATCCCATCAAACCTCGGCCAGCTAGAGGTGCGTTGCAGCGCGTACGTACTGGGAGTAGAACGACAGTTGCTTGCCTCGGCTGCAAAGATAAGAAACTGCGA TGCGATGCACAAGTGCCAATCTGTACCAATTGCCGCCGATATAACACAG AATGCCTTGTAGAGGATCCGGCAACGAAGCGGCATCATCCGAGAAACTACCTCGAAACCCTGGAGCAACGTGTCGCCACGCTGGAAGGCGTTATCCGCGGGATGCATGCAACACCCCCCAGCAACGATAGAACTGCCGTTCAGGACAATGAGCTCAGCGACTTGTCATCTATGATTGGGACATTGAGTCTCAAtgcagctggagcagagCCTCATTACCTAGGCTCGTCGtctgcctttgcctttgcccGCTTCGTTGAACCTGTCATTCGACAGGCTATTACCTCAATGCCTCCCCGT ATAGCTGTTCAGCTTAGTGATGCATACTTTGGCAATATCCACACTCAGTACCCATTCTTACATGAACCAACATTCCGTCAATGGGAGACGAGATTGTATAATCCCACACACGCTGCCATATTGACTGATTCCGGTCGAGTGCCTCTTTACTTCTTAAATATG GCTTACGCTGTTGGTGCACTGTTACTGCCAAACTCTGGATACTCTCCGGAGCAGTTGTACGCGTCCGCCTTGCTCTATATCGATGATATCCTGTGCTATGATAACCTGGAGTGCATCCAAGCAATTCTCTGCAGTGCAACCTACTCTCTCCGTTCTTCGAAAGGCACATCCCATTG GAAACTAGCAGGGCAGGCCCTTCGCCAATGCATCAACCTTGGCTACCATCGCAACCACAGACGTCTCGGGTTGAATGTCAGCCCAGCTCAGGTTGAAATGCAAAAACGAACTTTCTGGAGCGCTTACACTATGGAGTGTGCGGCTGCAGTCATGCTTGGACGTCCCCTGAGTCTGAACTATAACGAGATTGATGCAGAA TTTCCATTGGATGTCGAATATGATGCAGATGGGTCACGAAACCCCAGACCTACCGGTCTCCTAACCTACGCTAATCCTGGATTTTCCATCCGTGCTCTTCAGGGTCGTATTCAGACGGCGCTCTACGCAGACCTCACGAGTGCCTCAGACACTGAGACCCGCAGTAAGCAGATAGAAAATCTCCGCGAAGTCCTAAAAACCTGGAACACCTCTATTCCATCGACGCCAATCACCCCACCGGCCGTCGGGGCTCTGTCATTCTTTACAACGCCAGACTGGTACCAATGTAGCTACAACTATACCCTCTTGCAGCTATACCGCTTACAAATTACGAATGTTAAGGTCCCCGCGCCTTTTGACATCATCTTGGAGTGCATTCAAGCCGCCGAAAGTAGCTGCCGTTGTTTTCGGCGACAATTTATCGGCACGCCAACGACATATACATGGAGCGCTCTGCACGAACTTTTCATTGCTGGTTTGACATACTTATACTGCCTTTGGATATCACCCACTGCGAGGGAGGTCATACGGCCAGATCGCGTGAGTAGTACATGCACCGACTGCATAATGGTCCTTGTCGCGATTGCAGAGCAGTGGAAGGATGCGGCACCTTATAGAGATGTTTTTGAGATACTGTCAAACAACACAATGACCATCATGACAAGTTGGCAGGAAGGAAACGCACTTCAGACGGCAACAGGAGCGACCGCCGTACAAACGACAGCGAGGCACGATACGATCTTCCCATCATACTTATTGGATTGGATGACTGGGATCTCCCAGGAAGCCGGGATTTCCACAGGTGTTGACCGGCTGCTGAATGGATTTTTTGACGATTTTGTATTCCCAGAACTACCAGATATTGTTTAA
- a CDS encoding uncharacterized protein (transcript_id=CADANIAT00002932) → MAVRKFFQGSSLAHHVGAVRNAPREMIFNRTLLFSCILYAMSAVPLGFQEQFDFDSGNSALANRNFVSIVWVGAGVGGGASFFLNDILGRRWSFRLYAAIWILGQVVATSSPTLSGLYVSRIISGLGIGALTVIGPMSIAEIAPSEIRGTLTAWFNVAMNMGGTAGAFCVYGVFQNMTGTSLQYRVVWFTPAIFLFLCIVASFFISESPRWLLLVGRQEEAAQALVELRGLGLENPRVHLELQEMKIAIQEEQAMNAEGMSGILREALTIPSNLRRVQQSLVTYGLAQLSGANSVTSYFVPILTFIGIGGDSGRNIFLNCMYSFSKFCFAIIASLFFVDALGRRKSLFVGASLQMVSDLYLGVYIKYSQEGAEIAHSASTGAIAFIFIHGFGYVVGLYILPYVFGGELWPNRIRSFGSALGQCFHWLFMFAMAYGTPSLLAQTNNWGAFIFFAAWCFVALVYVYLMVPETSGLSVEAMDKVFEGPWFNAARRVHRSPPAQGGVEVDGESGKVAR, encoded by the exons ATGGCAGTCAGAAAATTCTTCCAGGGCTCATCCCTAGCCCACCATGTGGGCGCCGTAAGAAATGCACCTCGTGAGATGATCTTCAATCGGACATTACTCTTCTCATGCATACTATATGCCATGTCCGCCGTGCCTCTGG GCTTCCAAGAGCAATTTGACTTTGATTCGGGTAACAGCGCCCTTGCGAATCGGAACTTTGTATCTATTGTCTGGGTCGGCGCAGGGGTCGGTGGAGGAGCCTCCTTTTTCCTCAATGATATTCTCGGCCGCCGTTGGAGCTTTCGACTGTACGCTGCCATCTGGATTCTTGGTCAGGTAGTTGCAACCAGTTCGCCCACTCTGAGTGGGCTTTATGTTTCACGCATCATCTCAGGGTTGGGCATAGGAGCCCTGACTGTCATCGGGCCAATGTCAATTGCTGAGATCGCCCCAAGCGAGATACGTGGCACGCTTACTGCATGGTTCAATGTGGCGATGAATATGGGAGGCACAGCCGGGGCTTTTTGTGTGTATGGAGTGTTTCAAAACATGACTGGAACCAGCCTGCAATACCGAGTTGTCTGGTTTACACCAGCGATCTTTCTATTCCTATGTATCGTCGCCAGCTTTTTCATCTCCGAGTCTCCTCGATGGTTGCTTCTAGTGGGTCGTCAAGAGGAGGCTGCCCAGGCTCTTGTTGAGCTACGCGGTCTCGGTCTCGAAAACCCTCGAGTACACCTtgagctgcaggagatgaaaATTGCGATCCAGGAGGAGCAAGCCATGAACGCAGAAGGAATGTCGGGTATCTTGCGAGAAGCCTTGACCATCCCCTCCAATTTGCGCCGTGTGCAGCAGAGCCTTGTGACCTATGGCCTAGCTCAGCTCTCTGGTGCCAACTCTGTCACCTCCTACTTTGTCCCTATCCTAACATTTATTGGCATCGGCGGAGACTCTGGAAGGAACATTTTCCTCAACTGCATGTATTCCTTTTCCAAGTTTTGCTTTGCGATCATCGCGTCCTTGTTTTTCGTCGATGCCCTGGGCCGTCGGAAGTCGCTGTTTGTTGGTGCCTCTTTGCAGATGGTGTCTGATTTGTACCTTGGGGTCTACATCAAGTATAGCCAAGAGGGTGCTGAGATTGCTCATTCAGCATCGACCGGGGCCATTGCGTTTATCTTTATCCATGGATTTGGATATGTTGTGG GCCTCTACATCCTCCCCTACGTCTTCGGTGGCGAACTCTGGCCGAATCGCATTCGATCGTTTGGCTCTGCTCTCGGCCAATGTTTTCACTGGCTTTTCATGTTCGCCATGGCCTACGGCACGCCGTCGCTCCTTGCACAGACCAACAATTGGGGTGCCTTTATCTTCTTTGCCGCATGGTGCTTCGTTGCTCTCGTTTATGTCTACCTCATGGTCCCCGAGACATCTGGACTTAGTGTTGAAGCAATGGATAAAGTCTTTGAAGGGCCCTGGTTCAACGCGGCGCGTCGTGTTCACAGGAGTCCTCCCGCGCAGGGGGGAGTcgaggtggatggagagtCAGGAAAAGTTGCAAGGTAA